A region of Piscinibacter gummiphilus DNA encodes the following proteins:
- the ispG gene encoding flavodoxin-dependent (E)-4-hydroxy-3-methylbut-2-enyl-diphosphate synthase gives MSDAADSAYDEFIEPARPVQRPSRQATVRWGSRVVTLGGGAPVRVQSMTNTDTVDVIETAIQVKELAVAGSEMVRITVNTPEAAAAVPHIREQLDRMGIDVPLVGDFHYNGHRLLTDFPACAEALSKYRINPGNVGKGDKGDKQFAQMVEIAARHDKAVRIGVNWGSLDQELLARLMDENGRRAEPFEPQQIMYRAIVTSALESAKRAVEVGLNPDNVILSCKMSAVQDLVTVYRALAKRCDHSLHLGLTEAGMGTKGTVASATALALLLQDGIGDTIRVSLTPQPGEARTQEVVVALEILQSLGLRSFNPSVTACPGCGRTTSTTFQEMAKSIDDYLRAQMPVWRARYPGVEKMKVAVMGCIVNGPGESKHADIGISLPGNGEAPAAPVFIDGEKALTLRGDRIAEEFQALVESYIDKRYGTAAQPQSQPA, from the coding sequence ATGTCAGACGCAGCAGACTCCGCATACGACGAGTTCATCGAACCGGCCCGCCCGGTCCAGCGCCCCTCGCGGCAGGCCACCGTGCGGTGGGGCTCGCGGGTCGTCACCCTCGGCGGCGGCGCGCCGGTGCGCGTGCAGTCCATGACCAACACCGACACGGTGGACGTCATCGAGACGGCCATCCAGGTCAAGGAACTCGCGGTGGCCGGGTCGGAGATGGTGCGCATCACCGTCAACACGCCCGAGGCCGCGGCCGCCGTGCCGCACATCCGCGAGCAGCTCGACCGCATGGGCATCGACGTGCCGCTGGTGGGGGACTTCCACTACAACGGCCACCGCCTGCTGACCGACTTCCCGGCCTGTGCCGAGGCGCTGTCGAAGTACCGCATCAACCCGGGCAACGTGGGCAAGGGCGACAAGGGTGACAAGCAGTTCGCCCAGATGGTCGAGATCGCCGCGCGCCATGACAAGGCCGTGCGCATCGGCGTGAACTGGGGCAGCCTCGACCAGGAGCTCCTCGCGCGCCTGATGGACGAGAACGGCCGCCGTGCCGAGCCGTTCGAGCCGCAGCAGATCATGTACCGCGCCATCGTCACGTCGGCCCTCGAGTCGGCGAAGCGCGCGGTCGAGGTGGGCCTGAACCCGGACAACGTGATCCTGTCGTGCAAGATGTCCGCCGTGCAGGACCTGGTCACCGTGTACCGCGCGCTCGCGAAGCGCTGCGACCATTCGCTGCACCTCGGCCTCACCGAGGCGGGCATGGGCACGAAGGGCACCGTGGCCTCGGCCACCGCGCTCGCGCTGCTGCTGCAGGACGGCATCGGCGACACCATCCGCGTGTCGCTCACACCCCAGCCGGGCGAGGCCCGCACGCAGGAAGTCGTGGTCGCCCTCGAGATCCTGCAGTCGCTCGGCCTGCGCTCGTTCAACCCGAGCGTCACCGCCTGCCCGGGCTGCGGCCGCACCACCAGCACCACGTTCCAGGAGATGGCCAAGTCCATCGACGACTACCTGCGGGCCCAGATGCCCGTGTGGCGCGCGCGTTACCCCGGCGTCGAGAAGATGAAGGTGGCCGTCATGGGCTGCATCGTCAACGGCCCGGGCGAAAGCAAACACGCGGACATCGGCATCAGCCTGCCGGGCAACGGCGAGGCGCCCGCCGCCCCGGTGTTCATCGACGGCGAGAAGGCACTGACCCTCCGCGGCGACCGCATCGCCGAGGAGTTCCAGGCCCTCGTCGAAAGCTACATCGACAAGCGTTACGGAACGGCGGCCCAGCCGCAGAGTCAACCGGCCTGA
- the rlmN gene encoding 23S rRNA (adenine(2503)-C(2))-methyltransferase RlmN: MTPANLLEYDLDGLAAYCEKLGEKRFRATQLFRWIHQKGAADFSAMSDLAKSLRDKLAGIAEIRPLEIISEQASTDGTIKWLFDVGGGNAVETVFIPETDRGTLCVSSQAGCAVGCRFCSTGHQGFSRNLTTGEIIAQLWFAEHHLRRRLGLAAGERAITNVVMMGMGEPLQNYNALVPALRMMLDDHGYGLSRRRVTVSTSGVVPMIDRLRVDCPVALAVSLHAPVDPLRDDLVPLNRKYPIAELLEACERYLEAAPRDFITFEYCMLDGVNDLPEHARALVKISQQVSCKFNLIPFNPFPESGLKRSPRERVSAFAQVLLDAGVVTTVRKTRGDDIDAACGQLAGEVQDRTNAAKRMTRAPIRVHRSPSDADPAPFTPPEENRP, from the coding sequence ATGACTCCGGCCAACCTCCTCGAATACGACCTCGACGGTCTGGCCGCGTACTGCGAGAAACTCGGCGAGAAGCGCTTCCGCGCGACCCAGCTGTTCCGCTGGATCCACCAGAAGGGCGCCGCCGATTTTTCCGCCATGTCCGACCTGGCGAAATCGCTGCGCGACAAGCTCGCGGGCATCGCCGAGATCCGCCCGCTCGAGATCATCAGCGAGCAGGCCTCCACCGACGGCACCATCAAGTGGCTGTTCGACGTGGGCGGCGGCAATGCCGTCGAAACCGTGTTCATCCCCGAGACCGACCGCGGCACGCTGTGCGTGTCCTCGCAGGCGGGCTGCGCCGTGGGCTGCCGCTTCTGCTCGACGGGGCACCAGGGCTTCAGCCGCAATCTCACCACCGGCGAGATCATCGCCCAGCTGTGGTTCGCCGAGCACCACCTGCGCCGCCGCCTGGGCCTGGCCGCCGGTGAACGCGCCATCACGAACGTGGTGATGATGGGCATGGGCGAGCCGCTGCAGAACTACAACGCCCTCGTGCCGGCGCTGCGCATGATGCTCGACGACCACGGGTACGGGCTCTCGCGCCGCCGTGTCACCGTCTCCACGTCCGGCGTGGTTCCGATGATCGACCGGCTGCGTGTCGACTGCCCGGTGGCGCTCGCCGTTTCGCTGCACGCGCCGGTGGACCCGCTGCGCGACGACCTCGTGCCGCTCAACCGCAAGTACCCCATCGCCGAGCTGCTGGAAGCCTGCGAGCGCTACCTCGAGGCGGCCCCGCGCGACTTCATCACCTTCGAGTACTGCATGCTCGACGGTGTCAATGACCTGCCCGAACACGCCCGGGCGCTGGTGAAGATCAGCCAGCAGGTGTCGTGCAAGTTCAACCTCATCCCGTTCAATCCGTTCCCCGAGTCCGGCCTGAAGCGGTCGCCGCGCGAGCGCGTCAGCGCCTTCGCACAGGTGCTGCTCGATGCCGGCGTGGTCACCACCGTGCGCAAGACCCGCGGCGACGACATCGACGCCGCCTGTGGCCAGCTGGCCGGCGAGGTTCAGGACCGCACCAACGCCGCCAAGCGCATGACCCGCGCCCCCATCCGCGTGCACCGCTCGCCGAGCGATGCCGATCCCGCTCCCTTCACACCCCCCGAGGAAAATCGCCCATGA
- a CDS encoding helix-turn-helix domain-containing protein, producing the protein MSESLDRNDAPPAATPPAAPLTAGGLLRQARQARGMHIAALANAMKVTPQKLEALESDRFDELPGATFTRALAQTVCRTLKIDAAPVLALLPSVNGQGLEQMSRGLNEPFRDRPGRQPPTEYLSFLKNPVRLGAIALVVLAVAVYLLPAGWVSEHLRLPSIASAPVNGAGPAASEPAVSNVVTETVVGVAEPVMPEGAASGALETVHSAPAETGATAEPQPAVAAAASSATPASATSATGVLQLRATSESWVEVLDQRGVPLFSRMLQPGETVGLDGVSPLRVKIGNAAATEVTYKGSRVDLAPVTSRGNVAKLELK; encoded by the coding sequence ATGAGTGAGTCCCTGGACCGCAACGACGCGCCGCCCGCAGCGACCCCGCCGGCCGCGCCGCTGACGGCGGGCGGCCTGCTGCGCCAGGCCCGCCAGGCCCGCGGCATGCACATCGCCGCGCTCGCCAACGCGATGAAGGTCACGCCGCAGAAGCTCGAGGCGCTCGAGTCCGACCGCTTCGACGAACTGCCCGGGGCCACGTTCACCCGCGCGCTCGCGCAGACGGTGTGCCGCACGCTCAAGATCGATGCCGCGCCGGTGCTCGCGCTGCTGCCGTCCGTGAACGGGCAGGGTCTCGAGCAGATGAGCCGCGGCCTGAACGAACCTTTCCGCGACCGCCCGGGCCGCCAGCCGCCCACCGAGTACCTGTCGTTCCTGAAGAACCCGGTGCGCCTCGGCGCCATCGCGCTCGTGGTGCTCGCCGTCGCGGTGTACCTGCTGCCCGCGGGCTGGGTGTCCGAACACCTGCGGCTGCCGAGCATCGCCTCGGCGCCGGTGAACGGTGCCGGCCCTGCGGCGAGCGAGCCGGCGGTCTCCAACGTCGTCACCGAGACCGTGGTCGGCGTGGCCGAACCCGTGATGCCGGAAGGTGCTGCCTCCGGCGCACTCGAAACCGTGCATTCGGCCCCGGCCGAAACGGGCGCCACCGCGGAGCCCCAGCCGGCGGTGGCCGCCGCCGCCAGCTCCGCCACACCGGCCTCCGCGACCAGCGCCACCGGGGTGCTGCAGCTGCGCGCCACGTCCGAATCGTGGGTCGAGGTGCTCGACCAGCGCGGTGTCCCGCTCTTCTCGCGCATGCTGCAGCCGGGAGAAACCGTCGGCCTCGACGGGGTTTCGCCGCTGCGCGTCAAAATCGGCAACGCCGCCGCCACCGAGGTCACGTACAAGGGCAGCCGGGTCGACCTGGCGCCGGTGACCTCCCGCGGCAACGTCGCCAAACTGGAACTCAAGTAG
- the ndk gene encoding nucleoside-diphosphate kinase, with the protein MAIERTLSIIKPDAVAKNVVGQILSRFEGAGLKIVATRMAHLSRNEAEAFYGVHKARPFFKDLVDFMISGPVVISVLEGEGAILKNRDLMGATDPKKAEKGTIRADFADSIDANAVHGSDAAETAAVEIAFFFPSSNVFSR; encoded by the coding sequence ATGGCCATCGAACGCACCCTTTCCATCATCAAACCCGACGCCGTCGCCAAGAACGTGGTCGGCCAGATCCTGTCGCGCTTCGAAGGCGCCGGTCTGAAGATCGTGGCCACCCGCATGGCCCACCTGTCGCGCAACGAAGCCGAAGCCTTCTACGGCGTGCACAAGGCCCGTCCGTTCTTCAAGGACCTGGTTGACTTCATGATCTCCGGCCCGGTCGTGATCTCGGTGCTGGAAGGCGAAGGCGCCATCCTCAAGAACCGTGACCTGATGGGCGCCACGGACCCGAAGAAGGCCGAGAAGGGCACCATCCGCGCCGACTTCGCCGACAGCATCGACGCGAACGCCGTGCACGGTTCCGACGCCGCCGAAACGGCCGCCGTCGAAATCGCGTTCTTCTTCCCGTCCTCCAACGTCTTCAGCCGCTGA
- the pilW gene encoding type IV pilus biogenesis/stability protein PilW: MTRERLRSFCLVAGWVSALLLVSGCVNVPDPNRAAPNPEAAPSFDSRDAKAPVNEDTARTRRARARLELAAAYFQRGQSDIALEEVKQSIQADPNSPEAYNLRGLIYSGMGDDAQAEESFRRAQVLNPRDPDTMHNYGWFLCQRRRFDEAAAQFNQALAIPQYAGVPRTLLTSGICEWRAGHLDTAEATLKRAYDAAPSNPVIGINLAEVLYQRGDYERARFYIRRVNQSEETSNAQSLWLGARTEMKLGNQQGANELGLQLRNRFPKSRESLSFDRGSFNE; encoded by the coding sequence ATGACCCGTGAGCGCCTGAGGTCGTTCTGTCTCGTTGCCGGGTGGGTGTCGGCGCTTCTGCTGGTTTCGGGCTGTGTGAACGTACCGGACCCCAATCGGGCGGCTCCGAATCCCGAGGCTGCACCGTCGTTCGACTCCCGCGATGCCAAGGCGCCGGTGAACGAAGACACCGCCCGCACGCGTCGCGCGCGGGCGCGGCTCGAGCTGGCTGCGGCGTACTTCCAGCGGGGGCAGTCGGACATCGCGCTCGAGGAGGTCAAGCAGTCGATCCAGGCCGACCCGAACAGCCCGGAGGCCTACAACCTGCGCGGCCTGATCTACTCGGGCATGGGTGACGACGCCCAGGCGGAGGAGAGCTTCCGCCGCGCCCAGGTGCTCAACCCGCGCGACCCCGACACCATGCACAACTACGGCTGGTTCCTGTGCCAGCGCCGGCGCTTCGACGAGGCGGCGGCCCAGTTCAACCAGGCGCTGGCGATTCCGCAGTACGCCGGCGTGCCGCGCACGCTGCTCACGTCCGGCATCTGCGAATGGCGCGCCGGCCACCTCGACACGGCCGAGGCCACGCTGAAGCGGGCCTACGACGCCGCCCCGTCCAACCCGGTCATCGGGATCAACCTGGCGGAAGTGCTCTACCAGCGTGGCGACTACGAACGTGCCCGCTTCTACATCCGGCGCGTCAACCAGTCCGAAGAAACCTCGAATGCGCAGAGCCTGTGGCTCGGCGCCCGCACCGAAATGAAACTCGGCAACCAGCAAGGCGCGAACGAGCTCGGCCTCCAACTGCGCAACCGCTTCCCGAAGTCGCGTGAATCGCTGTCTTTCGACAGGGGCAGCTTCAATGAGTGA